Proteins from a genomic interval of Heteronotia binoei isolate CCM8104 ecotype False Entrance Well chromosome 5, APGP_CSIRO_Hbin_v1, whole genome shotgun sequence:
- the STK19 gene encoding inactive serine/threonine-protein kinase 19 isoform X2, whose amino-acid sequence MRSLVDKRGGHSLGRTRRRGPNRKRQPFTALFSSPMKRKHHLISDTFKAKKQRLAVGAEAVEKEGPEAIESALQHLASLFPRKLFEDALPPLILRHQIYSLVKDRTTVDRCLNQLKEEGRIRMFQHGFDADNLVLTFTDSYKSKVLEFVSGKEFAKTVRKFLDSVLTSCPDISFDKKRMLREFGFSDAEITQLVNAGVLTVRDAGSWWLAVPGAGRFVKYFIKGRKAVLGMIQKAKYKEVLLSDLQNRRAPSSVKLGLPYHVHDIIGAQLVDCVPTTSGTLLRLAED is encoded by the exons ATGCGATCACTCGTCGACAAGAGGGGTGGCCATTCATTGGGGAGGACGAGGAGGAGAGGACCCAATAGAAAACGGCAGCCT TTTACAGCCCTGTTCTCCAGCCCCATGAAGAGGAAACATCATCTCATCTCAGACACTTTCAAGGCCAAGAAGCAACGGCTGGCCGTGGGTGCAGAGGCTGTGGAAAAGG AGGGCCCTGAAGCCATTGAGTCTGCACTCCAACACTTGGCGTCCCTCTTCCCTCGCAAATTATTTGAAGATGCCCTGCCACCCTTGATCCTGAGGCACCAGATCTACAGTCTTGTCAAAGACCGCACAACTGTCGACAGATGTCTG AACCAactgaaagaagaaggacggatACGAATGTTCCAGCATGGCTTTGATGCAGACAATCTTGTTCTCACCTTCACAGACAGCTATAAGTCTAAG GTGCTGGAGTTTGTGTCTGGGAAAGAGTTTGCCAAGACAGTGAGGAAGTTCTTGGACTCTGTCCTCACCTCCTGCCCTGATATCAGTTTTGACAAGAAACGGATGCTGAGGGAATTTGGCTTCAGTGACGCAGAAATCAC GCAGCTGGTCAATGCAGGAGTCCTAACTGTCCGTGATGCTGggagctggtggctggctgtgcCTGGAGCAGGCCGCTTTGTCAAATACTTCATCAAAG GAAGGAAAGCTGTGCTGGGCATGATCCAGAAGGCCAAATACAAGGAAGTTTTGCTGTCAGATTTGCAGAACCGCCGAGCGCCATCCTCTGTCAAATTGGGGCTCCCCTACCATGTACATGACATCATTGGCGCTCAGCTGGTCGACTG
- the STK19 gene encoding inactive serine/threonine-protein kinase 19 isoform X1 produces MFLWWKYGSDLEGTWAVGERSIRRSLVPPASQKGTKLTEDPFTALFSSPMKRKHHLISDTFKAKKQRLAVGAEAVEKEGPEAIESALQHLASLFPRKLFEDALPPLILRHQIYSLVKDRTTVDRCLNQLKEEGRIRMFQHGFDADNLVLTFTDSYKSKVLEFVSGKEFAKTVRKFLDSVLTSCPDISFDKKRMLREFGFSDAEITQLVNAGVLTVRDAGSWWLAVPGAGRFVKYFIKGRKAVLGMIQKAKYKEVLLSDLQNRRAPSSVKLGLPYHVHDIIGAQLVDCVPTTSGTLLRLAED; encoded by the exons ATGTTCTTGTGGTGGAAATATGGGTCTGATTTGGAAGGGACGTGGGCGGTGGGAGAGCGGAGTATAAGGAGGAGTCTGGTTCCCCCAGCTAGTCAAAAGGGAACGAAGCTAACCGAAGACCCG TTTACAGCCCTGTTCTCCAGCCCCATGAAGAGGAAACATCATCTCATCTCAGACACTTTCAAGGCCAAGAAGCAACGGCTGGCCGTGGGTGCAGAGGCTGTGGAAAAGG AGGGCCCTGAAGCCATTGAGTCTGCACTCCAACACTTGGCGTCCCTCTTCCCTCGCAAATTATTTGAAGATGCCCTGCCACCCTTGATCCTGAGGCACCAGATCTACAGTCTTGTCAAAGACCGCACAACTGTCGACAGATGTCTG AACCAactgaaagaagaaggacggatACGAATGTTCCAGCATGGCTTTGATGCAGACAATCTTGTTCTCACCTTCACAGACAGCTATAAGTCTAAG GTGCTGGAGTTTGTGTCTGGGAAAGAGTTTGCCAAGACAGTGAGGAAGTTCTTGGACTCTGTCCTCACCTCCTGCCCTGATATCAGTTTTGACAAGAAACGGATGCTGAGGGAATTTGGCTTCAGTGACGCAGAAATCAC GCAGCTGGTCAATGCAGGAGTCCTAACTGTCCGTGATGCTGggagctggtggctggctgtgcCTGGAGCAGGCCGCTTTGTCAAATACTTCATCAAAG GAAGGAAAGCTGTGCTGGGCATGATCCAGAAGGCCAAATACAAGGAAGTTTTGCTGTCAGATTTGCAGAACCGCCGAGCGCCATCCTCTGTCAAATTGGGGCTCCCCTACCATGTACATGACATCATTGGCGCTCAGCTGGTCGACTG
- the STK19 gene encoding inactive serine/threonine-protein kinase 19 isoform X3 — protein MKRKHHLISDTFKAKKQRLAVGAEAVEKEGPEAIESALQHLASLFPRKLFEDALPPLILRHQIYSLVKDRTTVDRCLNQLKEEGRIRMFQHGFDADNLVLTFTDSYKSKVLEFVSGKEFAKTVRKFLDSVLTSCPDISFDKKRMLREFGFSDAEITQLVNAGVLTVRDAGSWWLAVPGAGRFVKYFIKGRKAVLGMIQKAKYKEVLLSDLQNRRAPSSVKLGLPYHVHDIIGAQLVDCVPTTSGTLLRLAED, from the exons ATGAAGAGGAAACATCATCTCATCTCAGACACTTTCAAGGCCAAGAAGCAACGGCTGGCCGTGGGTGCAGAGGCTGTGGAAAAGG AGGGCCCTGAAGCCATTGAGTCTGCACTCCAACACTTGGCGTCCCTCTTCCCTCGCAAATTATTTGAAGATGCCCTGCCACCCTTGATCCTGAGGCACCAGATCTACAGTCTTGTCAAAGACCGCACAACTGTCGACAGATGTCTG AACCAactgaaagaagaaggacggatACGAATGTTCCAGCATGGCTTTGATGCAGACAATCTTGTTCTCACCTTCACAGACAGCTATAAGTCTAAG GTGCTGGAGTTTGTGTCTGGGAAAGAGTTTGCCAAGACAGTGAGGAAGTTCTTGGACTCTGTCCTCACCTCCTGCCCTGATATCAGTTTTGACAAGAAACGGATGCTGAGGGAATTTGGCTTCAGTGACGCAGAAATCAC GCAGCTGGTCAATGCAGGAGTCCTAACTGTCCGTGATGCTGggagctggtggctggctgtgcCTGGAGCAGGCCGCTTTGTCAAATACTTCATCAAAG GAAGGAAAGCTGTGCTGGGCATGATCCAGAAGGCCAAATACAAGGAAGTTTTGCTGTCAGATTTGCAGAACCGCCGAGCGCCATCCTCTGTCAAATTGGGGCTCCCCTACCATGTACATGACATCATTGGCGCTCAGCTGGTCGACTG